In a single window of the Sylvia atricapilla isolate bSylAtr1 chromosome 20, bSylAtr1.pri, whole genome shotgun sequence genome:
- the NOS2 gene encoding nitric oxide synthase, inducible isoform X1: MLCPWHFAFRSHGAKSRYPKEKDINNNVEKNRKIHGSEKDDAKVQDPSKKQVERPPVVTPAKPSEGGENLSPNGIKVSTPVSGCPRHVNVRNFENGSSFLDTLHLNAKEVIHCRNTACQGSLMTPKGMTRGPRDGPVPLEELLPQAIDFLKQYYSSFKEPKIEEHLARLEAVTKEIETTGSYQLTKDELSFAAKQAWRNAPRCIGRIQWSNLQVFDARDCKTAKEMFEHLCNHIQYSTNNGNIRSAITVFPQRTDGRHDFRVWNAQLIRYAGYSLPDGSVLGDPATLEFTQLCIELGWKPKYGRFDVLPLVLQANGQDPEIFEIPPEIVLQVPMEHPKYEWFKELGLQWYGLPAVANMLLEVGGLEFTACPFNGWYMGTEIGVRDFCDAQRYNILEEVGRRMGLETNKLASLWKDRAVVEVNVAVLHSFQKQNVTIMDHHSAAESFLKYMQSEFRARGGCPADWVWIVPPMSGSITPVFHQEMLNYVLTPFYYYQVDAWKTHVWHDESRRPKKKEIKFSILAKAVLFASSLMRGAVASRAKVTVIYATETGKSETLANNLCSLFSCAFSTKILCMDEYNISDLEKETLLLVVTSTFGNGDSPGNGKTFRDSLLGLKLLRNKTRYAVFGLGSSMYPEFCAFAHAIDQKLAQLGASQLTPVGEGDALGGQEEAFRSWAVNAFKTACDIFNIRGRDSIQLPKIYTSEESWDPASYRLVPDSQPMDLPKALASIHGKDVIPMKLKFRQNLQSLKSSRVTILVKLHCETNQEVHYRPGEHVGIFPSNQAELVHDIIAHVKDAPPADQIIRLETCIDGAYWTSHKKIPPCTLTEALTYLLDITTPPSQQLLRKLSQLVTEEGDKKRLEVLCQSTEEYNKWKLYNRPNILEVLKEFPSAEVSAVFLLTQLPLLKPRYYSISSSCDMTAKEIHLTVAVVNYRTRDGEGPLHHGVCSTWLNTAELNETVPCFIRSVNEFHLPEEPTKPCILIGAGTGIAPFRSFWLQRLYEQEHRGLKGGDMTLLFGCRQPDLDHIYREETEEMKKKGVLTDIYTAYSRLPGQEKVYVQDILQRQLEARVCEALQERQGHVYVCGDVRMARDVAAALRALLARGLRLSPQQAEQYLQQLKSQKRYHEDVFGAVFPQEVKRALQPTS, encoded by the exons ATGCTGTGCCCGTGGCACTTTGCGTTCAGATCTCATGGTGCCAAGAGCCGGTACCCCAAAGAGAAGGATATCAACAACAACGTggagaaaaataggaaaatccaTGG CTCAGAGAAGGATGATgccaaagtgcaggacccaAGCAAGAAGCAGGTGGAGAGGCCGCCCGTGGTGACTCCGGCAAAGCCCAGCGAGGGAGGAGAG AATCTCTCTCCAAATGGAATCAAAGTTTCAACCCCAGTATCAGGATGTCCAAGACATGTAAACGTAAGAAACTTTGAAAATGGATCCAGCTTTCTTGACACACTACACCTGAATGCAAAAGAG gTTATCCATTGCCGGAACACAGCCTGCCAAGGGTCACTCATGACTCCCAAGGGCATGACGAGGGGTCCCAGAGATGGGCCAGTTCCACTGGAAGAACTTTTACCTCAGGCAATAGACTTCCTCAAGCAGTACTACAGTTCATTTAAAGA GCCAAAAATTGAAGAACATCTGGCCCGGCTGGAGGCAGTGACCAAGGAGATAGAAACAACAGGAAGCTACCAGCTGACCAAGGATGAGCTGAGCTTTGCTGCCAAGCAGGCGTGGAGGAACGCGCCCAGGTGCATCGGGAGGATCCAGTGGTCCAATCTGCAG GTGTTTGATGCCCGGGACTGTAAAACAGCCAAGGAAATGTTTGAGCATCTCTGTAATCATATTCAGTATTCCACAAACAATGGTAATATAAG GTCTGCCATCACGGTGTTCCCGCAGAGGACGGACGGGCGGCACGATTTCCGCGTGTGGAACGCCCAGCTGATCCGCTACGCCGGCTACTCGCTGCCAGACGGCTCTGTGCTTGGAGACCCTGCCACCCTGGAGTTCACCCAG TTGTGCATCGAGCTTGGGTGGAAGCCGAAATATGGCCGCTTTGATGTACTTCCACTTGTTCTCCAAGCAAATGGCCAGGAcccagaaatatttgaaataccTCCAGAAATTGTCCTCCAAGTGCCAATGGAGCATCCAAA ATATGAGTGGTTTAAGGAGCTGGGCCTGCAGTGGTACGGGCTGCCTGCTGTGGCCAAcatgctgctggaggtgggaggGCTGGAGTTCACCGCGTGTCCCTTCAATGGCTGGTACATGGGGACAGAGATTGGAGTGCGGGACTTCTGTGACGCTCAGCGCTACAACATCCTGGAG GAGGTAGGGAGGAGAATGGGactggaaacaaacaaactggCATCATTATGGAAGGACCGAGCTGTTGTAGAGGTCAATGTGGCTGTGCTTCACAGCTTCCAG AAGCAGAATGTGACCATCATGGACCACCACTCGGCCGCAGAGTCCTTCCTGAAGTACATGCAGAGCGAGTTCCGCGCGCGCGGCGGCTGCCCCGCCGACTGGGTGTGGATCGTGCCGCCCATGTCGGGCAGCATCACCCCCGTCTTCCACCAGGAGATGCTGAACTATGTCCTCACGCCCTTCTATTACTACCAG GTGGATGCATGGAAGACACATGTGTGGCATGATGAGAGCCGGAGgccaaagaaaaaggaaataaagtttaGCATCTTGGCAAA ggctgtgctctttGCATCCTCACTCATGCGAGGAGcagtggccagcagggccaAGGTCACCGTGATCTACGCCACGGAGACGGGCAAGTCAGAGACACTCGCCAACAACCTGTGCAGCCTGTTCAGCTGTGCCTTCAGCACCAAG ATTCTGTGCATGGATGAGTACAACATTTCTGacctggaaaaagaaacacttctcTTAGTGGTTACTAGCACTTTTGGAAATGGAGATTCTCCCGGTAATGGAAAG ACCTTTAGGGACTCCTTGCTCGGACTGAAACtgctgagaaataaaactaG ATATGCTGTGTTTGGGCTGGGGTCCAGCATGTACCCGGAGTTCTGTGCCTTTGCTCATGCCATTGACCAGAAACTGGCCCAGCTCGGGGCTTCCCAGCTCACTCCAGTGGGTGAAGGGGATGCTCTCGGTGGGCAAGAAGAAGCTTTCCGCAGCTGGGCAGTGAATGCTTTCAAG ACTGCCTGTGACATTTTTAACATCCGTGGGAGAGACAGTATTCAGTTGCCTAAGATCTACACCTCTGAGGAAAGCTGGGACCCTGCCAGTTACAGGCTGGTGCCTGACTCCCAGCCCATGGACCTGCCTAAAG CTCTTGCAAGCATTCATGGCAAGGATGTCATTCCCATGAAGCTGAAATTCAGGCAGAATCTTCAAAGTTTGAAGTCCAG TCGTGTTACCATTCTGGTTAAACTTCACTGTGAGACTAATCAGGAAGTGCACTACCGCCCTGGGGAACACGTTGGGATTTTCCCAAGCAACCAGGCAGAATTAGTCCATGACATTATTGCACATGTCAAGGATGCCCCTCCAGCTGATCAGATTATCAGGCTTGAGACCTGCATCGATG GTGCATACTGGACAAGTCACAAAAAGATTCCACCCTGCACACTAACTGAGGCTTTGACATACTTGCTTGATATCACTACTCCACCCTCCCAACAACTGCTAAGGAAACTCTCCCAGCTGGTGACAGAGGAAGGAGACAAGAAGAGGCTGGAGGTGCTGTGTCAG AGCACAGAAGAATACAATAAATGGAAGTTATACAACAGGCCAAACATCCTGGAGGTCCTGAAGGAGTTCCCCTCTGCTGAGGTGtctgcagttttcctgctgaCTCAGCTGCCACTTCTGAAGCCCAGGTACTATTCTATCAGCTCCTCCTGTGACATGACAGCCAAAGAGATTCATCTGACAGTTGCAGTTGTAAACTACAGGACAAGAG ATGGAGAAGGGCCTTTGCACCACGGAGTCTGCAGCACGTGGCTGAACACAGCAGAGCTCAATGAAACTGTTCCCTGCTTCATCCGCAG CGTTAATGAGTTCCACCTCCCGGAGGAGCCGACCAAGCCCTGCATTCTCATCGGGGCGGGCACGGGGATCGCTCCCTTCAGGAGCTTCTGGCTGCAGCGCCTCTatgagcaggagcacagag gcCTCAAAGGAGGGGACATGACCTTACTGTTCGGCTGCCGGCAGCCAGACCTGGATCACATCTACcgagaggagactgaggagatGAAGAAGAAGGGAGTCCTGACAGACATCTACACGGCTTACTCCAGACTGCCTGGCCAGGAGAAG GTGTACGTCCAGGAcatcctgcagaggcagctggaggccCGCGTGTGCGAGGCGCTGCAGGAGCGGCAGGGCCACGTCTACGTGTGCGGGGACGTGCGCATGGCGCGGGACGtggcggcggcgctgcgggcgctgctGGCGCGGGGGCTGCGCCTCAGCCCGCAGCAGGCGGAACAGTACCTCCAGCAGCTCAAG AGCCAAAAGCGATACCATGAAGATGTATTTGGGGCTGTGTTCCCACAGGAAGTCAAAAGAGCTTTGCAACCCACCAGCTGA
- the NOS2 gene encoding nitric oxide synthase, inducible isoform X2 yields the protein MLCPWHFAFRSHGAKSRYPKEKDINNNVEKNRKIHGSEKDDAKVQDPSKKQVERPPVVTPAKPSEGGEVIHCRNTACQGSLMTPKGMTRGPRDGPVPLEELLPQAIDFLKQYYSSFKEPKIEEHLARLEAVTKEIETTGSYQLTKDELSFAAKQAWRNAPRCIGRIQWSNLQVFDARDCKTAKEMFEHLCNHIQYSTNNGNIRSAITVFPQRTDGRHDFRVWNAQLIRYAGYSLPDGSVLGDPATLEFTQLCIELGWKPKYGRFDVLPLVLQANGQDPEIFEIPPEIVLQVPMEHPKYEWFKELGLQWYGLPAVANMLLEVGGLEFTACPFNGWYMGTEIGVRDFCDAQRYNILEEVGRRMGLETNKLASLWKDRAVVEVNVAVLHSFQKQNVTIMDHHSAAESFLKYMQSEFRARGGCPADWVWIVPPMSGSITPVFHQEMLNYVLTPFYYYQVDAWKTHVWHDESRRPKKKEIKFSILAKAVLFASSLMRGAVASRAKVTVIYATETGKSETLANNLCSLFSCAFSTKILCMDEYNISDLEKETLLLVVTSTFGNGDSPGNGKTFRDSLLGLKLLRNKTRYAVFGLGSSMYPEFCAFAHAIDQKLAQLGASQLTPVGEGDALGGQEEAFRSWAVNAFKTACDIFNIRGRDSIQLPKIYTSEESWDPASYRLVPDSQPMDLPKALASIHGKDVIPMKLKFRQNLQSLKSSRVTILVKLHCETNQEVHYRPGEHVGIFPSNQAELVHDIIAHVKDAPPADQIIRLETCIDGAYWTSHKKIPPCTLTEALTYLLDITTPPSQQLLRKLSQLVTEEGDKKRLEVLCQSTEEYNKWKLYNRPNILEVLKEFPSAEVSAVFLLTQLPLLKPRYYSISSSCDMTAKEIHLTVAVVNYRTRDGEGPLHHGVCSTWLNTAELNETVPCFIRSVNEFHLPEEPTKPCILIGAGTGIAPFRSFWLQRLYEQEHRGLKGGDMTLLFGCRQPDLDHIYREETEEMKKKGVLTDIYTAYSRLPGQEKVYVQDILQRQLEARVCEALQERQGHVYVCGDVRMARDVAAALRALLARGLRLSPQQAEQYLQQLKSQKRYHEDVFGAVFPQEVKRALQPTS from the exons ATGCTGTGCCCGTGGCACTTTGCGTTCAGATCTCATGGTGCCAAGAGCCGGTACCCCAAAGAGAAGGATATCAACAACAACGTggagaaaaataggaaaatccaTGG CTCAGAGAAGGATGATgccaaagtgcaggacccaAGCAAGAAGCAGGTGGAGAGGCCGCCCGTGGTGACTCCGGCAAAGCCCAGCGAGGGAGGAGAG gTTATCCATTGCCGGAACACAGCCTGCCAAGGGTCACTCATGACTCCCAAGGGCATGACGAGGGGTCCCAGAGATGGGCCAGTTCCACTGGAAGAACTTTTACCTCAGGCAATAGACTTCCTCAAGCAGTACTACAGTTCATTTAAAGA GCCAAAAATTGAAGAACATCTGGCCCGGCTGGAGGCAGTGACCAAGGAGATAGAAACAACAGGAAGCTACCAGCTGACCAAGGATGAGCTGAGCTTTGCTGCCAAGCAGGCGTGGAGGAACGCGCCCAGGTGCATCGGGAGGATCCAGTGGTCCAATCTGCAG GTGTTTGATGCCCGGGACTGTAAAACAGCCAAGGAAATGTTTGAGCATCTCTGTAATCATATTCAGTATTCCACAAACAATGGTAATATAAG GTCTGCCATCACGGTGTTCCCGCAGAGGACGGACGGGCGGCACGATTTCCGCGTGTGGAACGCCCAGCTGATCCGCTACGCCGGCTACTCGCTGCCAGACGGCTCTGTGCTTGGAGACCCTGCCACCCTGGAGTTCACCCAG TTGTGCATCGAGCTTGGGTGGAAGCCGAAATATGGCCGCTTTGATGTACTTCCACTTGTTCTCCAAGCAAATGGCCAGGAcccagaaatatttgaaataccTCCAGAAATTGTCCTCCAAGTGCCAATGGAGCATCCAAA ATATGAGTGGTTTAAGGAGCTGGGCCTGCAGTGGTACGGGCTGCCTGCTGTGGCCAAcatgctgctggaggtgggaggGCTGGAGTTCACCGCGTGTCCCTTCAATGGCTGGTACATGGGGACAGAGATTGGAGTGCGGGACTTCTGTGACGCTCAGCGCTACAACATCCTGGAG GAGGTAGGGAGGAGAATGGGactggaaacaaacaaactggCATCATTATGGAAGGACCGAGCTGTTGTAGAGGTCAATGTGGCTGTGCTTCACAGCTTCCAG AAGCAGAATGTGACCATCATGGACCACCACTCGGCCGCAGAGTCCTTCCTGAAGTACATGCAGAGCGAGTTCCGCGCGCGCGGCGGCTGCCCCGCCGACTGGGTGTGGATCGTGCCGCCCATGTCGGGCAGCATCACCCCCGTCTTCCACCAGGAGATGCTGAACTATGTCCTCACGCCCTTCTATTACTACCAG GTGGATGCATGGAAGACACATGTGTGGCATGATGAGAGCCGGAGgccaaagaaaaaggaaataaagtttaGCATCTTGGCAAA ggctgtgctctttGCATCCTCACTCATGCGAGGAGcagtggccagcagggccaAGGTCACCGTGATCTACGCCACGGAGACGGGCAAGTCAGAGACACTCGCCAACAACCTGTGCAGCCTGTTCAGCTGTGCCTTCAGCACCAAG ATTCTGTGCATGGATGAGTACAACATTTCTGacctggaaaaagaaacacttctcTTAGTGGTTACTAGCACTTTTGGAAATGGAGATTCTCCCGGTAATGGAAAG ACCTTTAGGGACTCCTTGCTCGGACTGAAACtgctgagaaataaaactaG ATATGCTGTGTTTGGGCTGGGGTCCAGCATGTACCCGGAGTTCTGTGCCTTTGCTCATGCCATTGACCAGAAACTGGCCCAGCTCGGGGCTTCCCAGCTCACTCCAGTGGGTGAAGGGGATGCTCTCGGTGGGCAAGAAGAAGCTTTCCGCAGCTGGGCAGTGAATGCTTTCAAG ACTGCCTGTGACATTTTTAACATCCGTGGGAGAGACAGTATTCAGTTGCCTAAGATCTACACCTCTGAGGAAAGCTGGGACCCTGCCAGTTACAGGCTGGTGCCTGACTCCCAGCCCATGGACCTGCCTAAAG CTCTTGCAAGCATTCATGGCAAGGATGTCATTCCCATGAAGCTGAAATTCAGGCAGAATCTTCAAAGTTTGAAGTCCAG TCGTGTTACCATTCTGGTTAAACTTCACTGTGAGACTAATCAGGAAGTGCACTACCGCCCTGGGGAACACGTTGGGATTTTCCCAAGCAACCAGGCAGAATTAGTCCATGACATTATTGCACATGTCAAGGATGCCCCTCCAGCTGATCAGATTATCAGGCTTGAGACCTGCATCGATG GTGCATACTGGACAAGTCACAAAAAGATTCCACCCTGCACACTAACTGAGGCTTTGACATACTTGCTTGATATCACTACTCCACCCTCCCAACAACTGCTAAGGAAACTCTCCCAGCTGGTGACAGAGGAAGGAGACAAGAAGAGGCTGGAGGTGCTGTGTCAG AGCACAGAAGAATACAATAAATGGAAGTTATACAACAGGCCAAACATCCTGGAGGTCCTGAAGGAGTTCCCCTCTGCTGAGGTGtctgcagttttcctgctgaCTCAGCTGCCACTTCTGAAGCCCAGGTACTATTCTATCAGCTCCTCCTGTGACATGACAGCCAAAGAGATTCATCTGACAGTTGCAGTTGTAAACTACAGGACAAGAG ATGGAGAAGGGCCTTTGCACCACGGAGTCTGCAGCACGTGGCTGAACACAGCAGAGCTCAATGAAACTGTTCCCTGCTTCATCCGCAG CGTTAATGAGTTCCACCTCCCGGAGGAGCCGACCAAGCCCTGCATTCTCATCGGGGCGGGCACGGGGATCGCTCCCTTCAGGAGCTTCTGGCTGCAGCGCCTCTatgagcaggagcacagag gcCTCAAAGGAGGGGACATGACCTTACTGTTCGGCTGCCGGCAGCCAGACCTGGATCACATCTACcgagaggagactgaggagatGAAGAAGAAGGGAGTCCTGACAGACATCTACACGGCTTACTCCAGACTGCCTGGCCAGGAGAAG GTGTACGTCCAGGAcatcctgcagaggcagctggaggccCGCGTGTGCGAGGCGCTGCAGGAGCGGCAGGGCCACGTCTACGTGTGCGGGGACGTGCGCATGGCGCGGGACGtggcggcggcgctgcgggcgctgctGGCGCGGGGGCTGCGCCTCAGCCCGCAGCAGGCGGAACAGTACCTCCAGCAGCTCAAG AGCCAAAAGCGATACCATGAAGATGTATTTGGGGCTGTGTTCCCACAGGAAGTCAAAAGAGCTTTGCAACCCACCAGCTGA
- the NOS2 gene encoding nitric oxide synthase, inducible isoform X3 codes for MLCPWHFAFRSHGAKSRYPKEKDINNNVEKNRKIHGSEKDDAKVQDPSKKQVERPPVVTPAKPSEGGENLSPNGIKVSTPVSGCPRHVNVRNFENGSSFLDTLHLNAKEVIHCRNTACQGSLMTPKGMTRGPRDGPVPLEELLPQAIDFLKQYYSSFKEPKIEEHLARLEAVTKEIETTGSYQLTKDELSFAAKQAWRNAPRCIGRIQWSNLQVFDARDCKTAKEMFEHLCNHIQYSTNNGNIRSAITVFPQRTDGRHDFRVWNAQLIRYAGYSLPDGSVLGDPATLEFTQLCIELGWKPKYGRFDVLPLVLQANGQDPEIFEIPPEIVLQVPMEHPKYEWFKELGLQWYGLPAVANMLLEVGGLEFTACPFNGWYMGTEIGVRDFCDAQRYNILEEVGRRMGLETNKLASLWKDRAVVEVNVAVLHSFQKQNVTIMDHHSAAESFLKYMQSEFRARGGCPADWVWIVPPMSGSITPVFHQEMLNYVLTPFYYYQVDAWKTHVWHDESRRPKKKEIKFSILAKAVLFASSLMRGAVASRAKVTVIYATETGKSETLANNLCSLFSCAFSTKILCMDEYNISDLEKETLLLVVTSTFGNGDSPGNGKTFRDSLLGLKLLRNKTRYAVFGLGSSMYPEFCAFAHAIDQKLAQLGASQLTPVGEGDALGGQEEAFRSWAVNAFKTACDIFNIRGRDSIQLPKIYTSEESWDPASYRLVPDSQPMDLPKGAYWTSHKKIPPCTLTEALTYLLDITTPPSQQLLRKLSQLVTEEGDKKRLEVLCQSTEEYNKWKLYNRPNILEVLKEFPSAEVSAVFLLTQLPLLKPRYYSISSSCDMTAKEIHLTVAVVNYRTRDGEGPLHHGVCSTWLNTAELNETVPCFIRSVNEFHLPEEPTKPCILIGAGTGIAPFRSFWLQRLYEQEHRGLKGGDMTLLFGCRQPDLDHIYREETEEMKKKGVLTDIYTAYSRLPGQEKVYVQDILQRQLEARVCEALQERQGHVYVCGDVRMARDVAAALRALLARGLRLSPQQAEQYLQQLKSQKRYHEDVFGAVFPQEVKRALQPTS; via the exons ATGCTGTGCCCGTGGCACTTTGCGTTCAGATCTCATGGTGCCAAGAGCCGGTACCCCAAAGAGAAGGATATCAACAACAACGTggagaaaaataggaaaatccaTGG CTCAGAGAAGGATGATgccaaagtgcaggacccaAGCAAGAAGCAGGTGGAGAGGCCGCCCGTGGTGACTCCGGCAAAGCCCAGCGAGGGAGGAGAG AATCTCTCTCCAAATGGAATCAAAGTTTCAACCCCAGTATCAGGATGTCCAAGACATGTAAACGTAAGAAACTTTGAAAATGGATCCAGCTTTCTTGACACACTACACCTGAATGCAAAAGAG gTTATCCATTGCCGGAACACAGCCTGCCAAGGGTCACTCATGACTCCCAAGGGCATGACGAGGGGTCCCAGAGATGGGCCAGTTCCACTGGAAGAACTTTTACCTCAGGCAATAGACTTCCTCAAGCAGTACTACAGTTCATTTAAAGA GCCAAAAATTGAAGAACATCTGGCCCGGCTGGAGGCAGTGACCAAGGAGATAGAAACAACAGGAAGCTACCAGCTGACCAAGGATGAGCTGAGCTTTGCTGCCAAGCAGGCGTGGAGGAACGCGCCCAGGTGCATCGGGAGGATCCAGTGGTCCAATCTGCAG GTGTTTGATGCCCGGGACTGTAAAACAGCCAAGGAAATGTTTGAGCATCTCTGTAATCATATTCAGTATTCCACAAACAATGGTAATATAAG GTCTGCCATCACGGTGTTCCCGCAGAGGACGGACGGGCGGCACGATTTCCGCGTGTGGAACGCCCAGCTGATCCGCTACGCCGGCTACTCGCTGCCAGACGGCTCTGTGCTTGGAGACCCTGCCACCCTGGAGTTCACCCAG TTGTGCATCGAGCTTGGGTGGAAGCCGAAATATGGCCGCTTTGATGTACTTCCACTTGTTCTCCAAGCAAATGGCCAGGAcccagaaatatttgaaataccTCCAGAAATTGTCCTCCAAGTGCCAATGGAGCATCCAAA ATATGAGTGGTTTAAGGAGCTGGGCCTGCAGTGGTACGGGCTGCCTGCTGTGGCCAAcatgctgctggaggtgggaggGCTGGAGTTCACCGCGTGTCCCTTCAATGGCTGGTACATGGGGACAGAGATTGGAGTGCGGGACTTCTGTGACGCTCAGCGCTACAACATCCTGGAG GAGGTAGGGAGGAGAATGGGactggaaacaaacaaactggCATCATTATGGAAGGACCGAGCTGTTGTAGAGGTCAATGTGGCTGTGCTTCACAGCTTCCAG AAGCAGAATGTGACCATCATGGACCACCACTCGGCCGCAGAGTCCTTCCTGAAGTACATGCAGAGCGAGTTCCGCGCGCGCGGCGGCTGCCCCGCCGACTGGGTGTGGATCGTGCCGCCCATGTCGGGCAGCATCACCCCCGTCTTCCACCAGGAGATGCTGAACTATGTCCTCACGCCCTTCTATTACTACCAG GTGGATGCATGGAAGACACATGTGTGGCATGATGAGAGCCGGAGgccaaagaaaaaggaaataaagtttaGCATCTTGGCAAA ggctgtgctctttGCATCCTCACTCATGCGAGGAGcagtggccagcagggccaAGGTCACCGTGATCTACGCCACGGAGACGGGCAAGTCAGAGACACTCGCCAACAACCTGTGCAGCCTGTTCAGCTGTGCCTTCAGCACCAAG ATTCTGTGCATGGATGAGTACAACATTTCTGacctggaaaaagaaacacttctcTTAGTGGTTACTAGCACTTTTGGAAATGGAGATTCTCCCGGTAATGGAAAG ACCTTTAGGGACTCCTTGCTCGGACTGAAACtgctgagaaataaaactaG ATATGCTGTGTTTGGGCTGGGGTCCAGCATGTACCCGGAGTTCTGTGCCTTTGCTCATGCCATTGACCAGAAACTGGCCCAGCTCGGGGCTTCCCAGCTCACTCCAGTGGGTGAAGGGGATGCTCTCGGTGGGCAAGAAGAAGCTTTCCGCAGCTGGGCAGTGAATGCTTTCAAG ACTGCCTGTGACATTTTTAACATCCGTGGGAGAGACAGTATTCAGTTGCCTAAGATCTACACCTCTGAGGAAAGCTGGGACCCTGCCAGTTACAGGCTGGTGCCTGACTCCCAGCCCATGGACCTGCCTAAAG GTGCATACTGGACAAGTCACAAAAAGATTCCACCCTGCACACTAACTGAGGCTTTGACATACTTGCTTGATATCACTACTCCACCCTCCCAACAACTGCTAAGGAAACTCTCCCAGCTGGTGACAGAGGAAGGAGACAAGAAGAGGCTGGAGGTGCTGTGTCAG AGCACAGAAGAATACAATAAATGGAAGTTATACAACAGGCCAAACATCCTGGAGGTCCTGAAGGAGTTCCCCTCTGCTGAGGTGtctgcagttttcctgctgaCTCAGCTGCCACTTCTGAAGCCCAGGTACTATTCTATCAGCTCCTCCTGTGACATGACAGCCAAAGAGATTCATCTGACAGTTGCAGTTGTAAACTACAGGACAAGAG ATGGAGAAGGGCCTTTGCACCACGGAGTCTGCAGCACGTGGCTGAACACAGCAGAGCTCAATGAAACTGTTCCCTGCTTCATCCGCAG CGTTAATGAGTTCCACCTCCCGGAGGAGCCGACCAAGCCCTGCATTCTCATCGGGGCGGGCACGGGGATCGCTCCCTTCAGGAGCTTCTGGCTGCAGCGCCTCTatgagcaggagcacagag gcCTCAAAGGAGGGGACATGACCTTACTGTTCGGCTGCCGGCAGCCAGACCTGGATCACATCTACcgagaggagactgaggagatGAAGAAGAAGGGAGTCCTGACAGACATCTACACGGCTTACTCCAGACTGCCTGGCCAGGAGAAG GTGTACGTCCAGGAcatcctgcagaggcagctggaggccCGCGTGTGCGAGGCGCTGCAGGAGCGGCAGGGCCACGTCTACGTGTGCGGGGACGTGCGCATGGCGCGGGACGtggcggcggcgctgcgggcgctgctGGCGCGGGGGCTGCGCCTCAGCCCGCAGCAGGCGGAACAGTACCTCCAGCAGCTCAAG AGCCAAAAGCGATACCATGAAGATGTATTTGGGGCTGTGTTCCCACAGGAAGTCAAAAGAGCTTTGCAACCCACCAGCTGA